TCTGcttgttctgttttatttggtCAAATGTGCTGAGATGAAAAATCTCTTCTCTGCAATTTGAAGGAATattcgtcatcatcatcattcattTTTGCTGAAAGTCAGAAAATCAGATTTCAAAATCAGGTTTGCACGtgcatttgagaaaaaaaagaaaaccctaaAGGCACCTGGTCCGCAAAGGCatttataaaatacacattataaacatattttcataaaaacaaatttCAAATGGACAGTTCATTTCTGAATTCACACGCTACAATATGCTCTCGTTTCTCTACTTCCTTCCCCGGCCATGGCTCTTCACGCCATCCAGTTCCTTCTGCAGCAGGTGGGACTCAGCTGTGGTTTCTGACAACTGTGGGGAGAAGAAATTACATAAATTACTAAATTACTATTGCTACGGAGGAACGCTGTTTCTGACGTTGGTCACCTACACCCACCATGTCCAGCAGTATTTCGACTTTCAGCTTGAGCAGGTTGTTCTCTTCCTCCAGCTGCACGTTCCTCCTCTTCAGCTTCTGCACTTCCTTTTCTGATATGATACCTCCTgactctataaaaaaaaaattctcttctTCTGTTATAAACGGATGCAAATCTTCCTCATCACATCATCTGCCTTGTTTTCGCCGCCATGAACTCACCTGAAACCCAGTTGCCCTCCTCGAACTTCAGGCTCTGACCGCCGATGTTCATTACCGGGGCTCCATAATCCAGACCGAGCTCTGTTTCCCTGGTAGACCTGTCCAGCTGTCCAAGGCAAAAAAAGGGCTGGTCACAACCACAGACTCAGTGTCACAGTTGTTGGGGACATTCCTTACTCACGGCTGTCGGAGATTCACTCACCGTATGCAGGTTGGACAGTGAGGCTGACTTCCGCGGCGGAGTCTTTTTAGGGCTGAACGTGTTGGAAAAAAGAGGCATTTTCACTGTAATATAAATTCGTAAAGAAAGGGAACACACGTTTTAAAGCAACATGCGTGCTTTAGATCACTTGAACTACAAGCATACACGAACACGCAATACATAATAGTCATAATAGTGCCCCAAACAACAAGATGAGTAATTCTAGTTTAAGTGctattaaaaattaaacaacaactGATACCTTTATCGACAGAGACAAACTAGCGACGCTTGGAGGTGCTGTGATGCTAACAACGACCAGCGGGGCTAGTTCAGCAGCGGCGGGCTAACGCCGCATGCTTACTTATATTAACATGTTCATATTAACCAGACGTGCAGCTCAGGCAGCGGCTTGCGTCGTCCGGCCTTACCGCGGGAAGGAGAGTCTGTTCCGCAGTGTGAACATTGGCGTTCGTGGTTACTAGCTCGGCGGTTGCTAGCCACAGGCTCCAGGCGCTTAGAGACGGCGCATGCGCCCCGACGCCTGGCgaattattaacaaataaaatataaataaaacgtAATCCCCTTTTTGTCTAATTACGCATCACACATTACAAATTACACATCATGTCGCCAAATACCGTGTACGTGAAAACAACGAAAACGGAAAAAAATCTGGTTAGTTTTAATTACCTTTGCCTTTATTACCTTGTAATTATCTTTGTAGGCACggagagaaacagaaataaagtaaaatctTTATCATCTAAAGTGATAAAGGTATGTACGGTTCAGTTGTGTTTTCTCGCCATGTTAAGGTAGAATTGTCGTCGATTCCTGTAACCTAACTGCGTGAGCATACGCCAAAAAGCAAGATTCTCTGCATTGTAATAGTCACAAAAAGTCCTGAAATTGGATAAAAGGGCCAGAAGAAGAAGTCTCGCTCGAGCcccagtggcctaatggataaggcactggcctcctaagccagggattgtgggttcgagtcccatctggggtggaaattttttttcttaaaaatacaatttagtTCTGAATAAGTACGTTTTGACCTTAACAAATGTATTTACGTGCACGAAGCGCGTTCGAAATGCCTGTATATTTGTCATGTTACTCTTGGCCGTGGATCGCACTTCAATACCCACAATGCCCCAGCGACTATCGAGGCCAGGTGGGCGGAGTTACATGAACATCACACCGCAGCACAGCGGGCAGAACCTGGATTCACTGGCTTTGGCGCGCATCGTCTCCTCATGGCAACGGAGGACAAGCGGATGGCGGCTCTACAGGCGGCCACGGAGCCGCcgaacaacaacagcaacaacaacaacaacaacaacaacagcagcagcagcagcagcagcggtaAAGACGGCGACGTCGagtccgccgccgccgcggggAACAGCGGGAAGTGGATCCGGTTGAACGTGGGCGGAACCGTGTTTCTCACCACGCGCCAGACGCTGCTGAAGGAGCAGACGTCGTTCCTGTACCGGCTGtgccagcagcaggacctgcaCTCGGACACGGTGAGAGGGACGGGGGCGGTCGCCATGGCGACAGCAGCATCCCCTTCCCGTTCCGCGTTACCTCCTAATTCGAGCGTGGAGAAATCTCCCATTTTCCCGCCCAGCGTGACCTTCATATTCTGCCCTTGCATCTTTTCTCCTGTTCCTTTCCCCTTCGTCTCTCTCCCCCTTATGCTCATTTatcattcacatttacggcatttaccagacgcccttatccagagggacttacaatcagtagttacagggacagcccccccccggagacactcagggttaagagccttgctcagggacacaatggtgggatttgaacctgggacttggcgagtgtgttacccgctaggtcactacCAGCCCATCATCCTCCTTTCATCTCTGCATTTCTCCTCCCTTTGTCCTCCTCGTCTTCATTTTCTCCTCTATGCACCTCTGTTTTTCTCCTAATGCCCTCCTCGCCGTGCAGgatggttcaaaccccacttcgtgtccatgagcaagacacttaaccctgagtgtctccagggggggactgtccctgtaactactgattgtaagtcactctggataagggcatctggtaaatactgtaaatcgGTTTATCTTTAGTCTTCTTTTTCCATTTAGTTCAGCCTTGCTTTCATGTTCGTAGACTCAGTGGGCTTCTGTAAAACCAGATGCTTTTATACCAGGTCTGATCTGCGGAATTTGTAGTGATTAGAGAAGCTCGTTGGGTCGCCGGTTCTAAGCCCCAGAAATCTAAAAACACAACCGTACGCCGCACCCCCGAGTCTTCACTGTTGGGGCGGAACCGGGAGAGCCCCGAAACTCTATTCTTTTGGCAGGAGAAGAATTTCGAGCGATGGCTCCGCCTCCACCCATCCGCGTGTCCACAGTGGGTCTGCAGCTGAAGGAGCAGATTGAATGGCGCTGAAGTCACAGTGGCGACAggctggtttacatttacagcatttatcagacccccttatccagagcttttacaatcagtagttacagggacagtccccccctggagcaacttagggttaagtgtctttctcagggacacaatggtagtaagcgggatttgaacccgggtcttctggttcacaggcgtgtgtgttacccactaggctactaccaccctggtttcAACCCTCATTTTCTGTGTGAGCATGGAGAGAGACGGCGTCCCTGCGTGGAGGCAAGAAGacgtggggtcagaggtcaaaggccACTTCGCGTTGCCAGCGTGTCGCCATGTTGG
Above is a genomic segment from Denticeps clupeoides chromosome 8, fDenClu1.1, whole genome shotgun sequence containing:
- the cby1 gene encoding protein chibby homolog 1 isoform X2 — its product is MPLFSNTFSPKKTPPRKSASLSNLHTLDRSTRETELGLDYGAPVMNIGGQSLKFEEGNWVSESGGIISEKEVQKLKRRNVQLEEENNLLKLKVEILLDMLSETTAESHLLQKELDGVKSHGRGRK
- the cby1 gene encoding protein chibby homolog 1 isoform X1 — its product is MFTLRNRLSFPRPKKTPPRKSASLSNLHTLDRSTRETELGLDYGAPVMNIGGQSLKFEEGNWVSESGGIISEKEVQKLKRRNVQLEEENNLLKLKVEILLDMLSETTAESHLLQKELDGVKSHGRGRK